In a genomic window of Magnolia sinica isolate HGM2019 chromosome 16, MsV1, whole genome shotgun sequence:
- the LOC131229577 gene encoding uncharacterized protein LOC131229577 isoform X2, which yields MHGDGRGEISSCEFPHGETPSRYELLSMVRKHSNWLGKIENEEQDATDVEMDSRFWNEVLDLYFICGRESKGRQDDDLIFFVRNTNLHGYGFNDNMEGIPPYFVRSIQALRRHQNDADTPLSPIYKVVKTVYASPSRVDFQLDSRKASETLPAYPNICFAIDDFDSTFDAVVLTETDHCFCVILNAHDGAAFPTEKAADDGSSSKNSSLRVDTDSGRAKLSKLTLFSGFVSYQMVREAYDAGKSRFGSLLSIGHSSPKTDRLYMRGPGGRGEVEVAVSGIAGLGLSTSTGALGEGASAEDLDNEGDWVLVEKGSKKGLFSIFVDQSEQDSGPPSPLQISKKGLGIGLGTIVRKAASAASLAAKHAYAAAAATRRSDEDMLPLKCCLMSISLPWEHIAHDLLFKGSPPVNL from the exons GTATGAATTATTGAGTATGGTGAGGAAACATTCCAACTGGTTGGGGAAAATAGAAAATGAGGAGCAAGATGCTACAGATGTTGAAATGGATTCACGCTTTTGGAATGAAGTGCTGGATTTGTATTTCATTTGTGGTAGGGAGTCAAAGGGACGGCAAGATGACGATCTCATCTTTTTCGTGAGAAACACG AATCTGCATGGATATGGCTTCAACGATAATATGGAGGGGATTCCTCCTTATTTTGTTCGCAG TATTCAGGCCCTGCGGAGACATCAAAATGATGCAGATACACCCTTATCTCCTATCTATAAG GTTGTTAAGACTGTCTATGCATCTCCAAGTCGTGTTGATTTCCAATTGGACTCCAGAAAG GCATCAGAGACACTTCCTGCATATCCAAATATTTGTTTTGCAATTGATGATTTTGATTCCACTTTTGATGCAGTG GTTTTGACAGAAACGGATCATTGTTTCTGTGTTATTCTCAATGCACATGATGGAGCAGCTTTTCCTACCGAAAAAGCGGCAGATGATGGCAGCTCTAGTAAGAATTCCTCCTTGAGAGTTGACACTGATTCTGGGCGGGCCAAGCTTTCTAAG CTCACTCTCTTCTCGGGATTTGTTAGCTATCAAATGGTTCGAGAAGCATATGATG CTGGGAAGTCTAGATTTGGGAGCCTTCTATCAATTGGTCACAGTTCTCCTAAAACAGACAGGCTTTACATGAGAGGTCCTGGAGGCCGTGGGGAAGTCGAGGTTGCTGTTTCTGGCATTGCAG GCCTGGGATTATCAACCAGTACTGGTGCTCTGGGAGAGGGTGCTTCTGCCGAGGATCTGGATAATGAAGGTGACTGGGTCCTAGTGGAGAAGGGAAGTAAGAAAGGTCTATTCAGTATTTTTGTAG ATCAAAGCGAGCAGGATTCAGGACCTCCTTCCCCACTTCAGATATCCAAGAAAGGACTTGGGATTGGTCTGGGTACAATCGTCCGTAAAGCAGCATCAGCTGCATCTTTGGCGGCAAAGCATGCTTATGCCGCTGCCGCTGCCACCAGGAGATCCGATGAAGATATGTTGCCACTCAAGTGCTGCTTAATGTCCATATCTTTGCCTTGGGAGCACATTGCACATGATCTTTTGTTCAAG GGAAGCCCTCCGGTGAATTTGTGA
- the LOC131229577 gene encoding uncharacterized protein LOC131229577 isoform X1, which translates to MHGDGRGEISSCEFPHGETPSRYELLSMVRKHSNWLGKIENEEQDATDVEMDSRFWNEVLDLYFICGRESKGRQDDDLIFFVRNTNLHGYGFNDNMEGIPPYFVRRWAPKLEKVVGEISADVDWRRSFYLNLIAHTSFTVSVAICSIQALRRHQNDADTPLSPIYKVVKTVYASPSRVDFQLDSRKASETLPAYPNICFAIDDFDSTFDAVVLTETDHCFCVILNAHDGAAFPTEKAADDGSSSKNSSLRVDTDSGRAKLSKLTLFSGFVSYQMVREAYDAGKSRFGSLLSIGHSSPKTDRLYMRGPGGRGEVEVAVSGIAGLGLSTSTGALGEGASAEDLDNEGDWVLVEKGSKKGLFSIFVDQSEQDSGPPSPLQISKKGLGIGLGTIVRKAASAASLAAKHAYAAAAATRRSDEDMLPLKCCLMSISLPWEHIAHDLLFKGSPPVNL; encoded by the exons GTATGAATTATTGAGTATGGTGAGGAAACATTCCAACTGGTTGGGGAAAATAGAAAATGAGGAGCAAGATGCTACAGATGTTGAAATGGATTCACGCTTTTGGAATGAAGTGCTGGATTTGTATTTCATTTGTGGTAGGGAGTCAAAGGGACGGCAAGATGACGATCTCATCTTTTTCGTGAGAAACACG AATCTGCATGGATATGGCTTCAACGATAATATGGAGGGGATTCCTCCTTATTTTGTTCGCAGGTGGGCACCTAAG TTGGAAAAGGTAGTTGGTGAAATTTCTGCAGACGTGGATTGGCGGCGCTCATTTTACTTGAATCTGATTGCACACACTTCATTCACGGTATCAGTTGCTATTTGCAG TATTCAGGCCCTGCGGAGACATCAAAATGATGCAGATACACCCTTATCTCCTATCTATAAG GTTGTTAAGACTGTCTATGCATCTCCAAGTCGTGTTGATTTCCAATTGGACTCCAGAAAG GCATCAGAGACACTTCCTGCATATCCAAATATTTGTTTTGCAATTGATGATTTTGATTCCACTTTTGATGCAGTG GTTTTGACAGAAACGGATCATTGTTTCTGTGTTATTCTCAATGCACATGATGGAGCAGCTTTTCCTACCGAAAAAGCGGCAGATGATGGCAGCTCTAGTAAGAATTCCTCCTTGAGAGTTGACACTGATTCTGGGCGGGCCAAGCTTTCTAAG CTCACTCTCTTCTCGGGATTTGTTAGCTATCAAATGGTTCGAGAAGCATATGATG CTGGGAAGTCTAGATTTGGGAGCCTTCTATCAATTGGTCACAGTTCTCCTAAAACAGACAGGCTTTACATGAGAGGTCCTGGAGGCCGTGGGGAAGTCGAGGTTGCTGTTTCTGGCATTGCAG GCCTGGGATTATCAACCAGTACTGGTGCTCTGGGAGAGGGTGCTTCTGCCGAGGATCTGGATAATGAAGGTGACTGGGTCCTAGTGGAGAAGGGAAGTAAGAAAGGTCTATTCAGTATTTTTGTAG ATCAAAGCGAGCAGGATTCAGGACCTCCTTCCCCACTTCAGATATCCAAGAAAGGACTTGGGATTGGTCTGGGTACAATCGTCCGTAAAGCAGCATCAGCTGCATCTTTGGCGGCAAAGCATGCTTATGCCGCTGCCGCTGCCACCAGGAGATCCGATGAAGATATGTTGCCACTCAAGTGCTGCTTAATGTCCATATCTTTGCCTTGGGAGCACATTGCACATGATCTTTTGTTCAAG GGAAGCCCTCCGGTGAATTTGTGA
- the LOC131229577 gene encoding uncharacterized protein LOC131229577 isoform X3: MHGDGRGEISSCEFPHGETPSRYELLSMVRKHSNWLGKIENEEQDATDVEMDSRFWNEVLDLYFICGRESKGRQDDDLIFFVRNTNLHGYGFNDNMEGIPPYFVRRWAPKLEKVVGEISADVDWRRSFYLNLIAHTSFTVSVAICSIQALRRHQNDADTPLSPIYKVVKTVYASPSRVDFQLDSRKASETLPAYPNICFAIDDFDSTFDAVVLTETDHCFCVILNAHDGAAFPTEKAADDGSSSKNSSLRVDTDSGRAKLSKLTLFSGFVSYQMVREAYDAGKSRFGSLLSIGHSSPKTDRLYMRGPGGRGEVEVAVSGIADQSEQDSGPPSPLQISKKGLGIGLGTIVRKAASAASLAAKHAYAAAAATRRSDEDMLPLKCCLMSISLPWEHIAHDLLFKGSPPVNL, encoded by the exons GTATGAATTATTGAGTATGGTGAGGAAACATTCCAACTGGTTGGGGAAAATAGAAAATGAGGAGCAAGATGCTACAGATGTTGAAATGGATTCACGCTTTTGGAATGAAGTGCTGGATTTGTATTTCATTTGTGGTAGGGAGTCAAAGGGACGGCAAGATGACGATCTCATCTTTTTCGTGAGAAACACG AATCTGCATGGATATGGCTTCAACGATAATATGGAGGGGATTCCTCCTTATTTTGTTCGCAGGTGGGCACCTAAG TTGGAAAAGGTAGTTGGTGAAATTTCTGCAGACGTGGATTGGCGGCGCTCATTTTACTTGAATCTGATTGCACACACTTCATTCACGGTATCAGTTGCTATTTGCAG TATTCAGGCCCTGCGGAGACATCAAAATGATGCAGATACACCCTTATCTCCTATCTATAAG GTTGTTAAGACTGTCTATGCATCTCCAAGTCGTGTTGATTTCCAATTGGACTCCAGAAAG GCATCAGAGACACTTCCTGCATATCCAAATATTTGTTTTGCAATTGATGATTTTGATTCCACTTTTGATGCAGTG GTTTTGACAGAAACGGATCATTGTTTCTGTGTTATTCTCAATGCACATGATGGAGCAGCTTTTCCTACCGAAAAAGCGGCAGATGATGGCAGCTCTAGTAAGAATTCCTCCTTGAGAGTTGACACTGATTCTGGGCGGGCCAAGCTTTCTAAG CTCACTCTCTTCTCGGGATTTGTTAGCTATCAAATGGTTCGAGAAGCATATGATG CTGGGAAGTCTAGATTTGGGAGCCTTCTATCAATTGGTCACAGTTCTCCTAAAACAGACAGGCTTTACATGAGAGGTCCTGGAGGCCGTGGGGAAGTCGAGGTTGCTGTTTCTGGCATTGCAG ATCAAAGCGAGCAGGATTCAGGACCTCCTTCCCCACTTCAGATATCCAAGAAAGGACTTGGGATTGGTCTGGGTACAATCGTCCGTAAAGCAGCATCAGCTGCATCTTTGGCGGCAAAGCATGCTTATGCCGCTGCCGCTGCCACCAGGAGATCCGATGAAGATATGTTGCCACTCAAGTGCTGCTTAATGTCCATATCTTTGCCTTGGGAGCACATTGCACATGATCTTTTGTTCAAG GGAAGCCCTCCGGTGAATTTGTGA
- the LOC131229577 gene encoding uncharacterized protein LOC131229577 isoform X4, whose product MHGDGRGEISSCEFPHGETPSRYELLSMVRKHSNWLGKIENEEQDATDVEMDSRFWNEVLDLYFICGRESKGRQDDDLIFFVRNTNLHGYGFNDNMEGIPPYFVRRWAPKLEKVVGEISADVDWRRSFYLNLIAHTSFTVSVAICSIQALRRHQNDADTPLSPIYKVVKTVYASPSRVDFQLDSRKASETLPAYPNICFAIDDFDSTFDAVLTLFSGFVSYQMVREAYDAGKSRFGSLLSIGHSSPKTDRLYMRGPGGRGEVEVAVSGIAGLGLSTSTGALGEGASAEDLDNEGDWVLVEKGSKKGLFSIFVDQSEQDSGPPSPLQISKKGLGIGLGTIVRKAASAASLAAKHAYAAAAATRRSDEDMLPLKCCLMSISLPWEHIAHDLLFKGSPPVNL is encoded by the exons GTATGAATTATTGAGTATGGTGAGGAAACATTCCAACTGGTTGGGGAAAATAGAAAATGAGGAGCAAGATGCTACAGATGTTGAAATGGATTCACGCTTTTGGAATGAAGTGCTGGATTTGTATTTCATTTGTGGTAGGGAGTCAAAGGGACGGCAAGATGACGATCTCATCTTTTTCGTGAGAAACACG AATCTGCATGGATATGGCTTCAACGATAATATGGAGGGGATTCCTCCTTATTTTGTTCGCAGGTGGGCACCTAAG TTGGAAAAGGTAGTTGGTGAAATTTCTGCAGACGTGGATTGGCGGCGCTCATTTTACTTGAATCTGATTGCACACACTTCATTCACGGTATCAGTTGCTATTTGCAG TATTCAGGCCCTGCGGAGACATCAAAATGATGCAGATACACCCTTATCTCCTATCTATAAG GTTGTTAAGACTGTCTATGCATCTCCAAGTCGTGTTGATTTCCAATTGGACTCCAGAAAG GCATCAGAGACACTTCCTGCATATCCAAATATTTGTTTTGCAATTGATGATTTTGATTCCACTTTTGATGCAGTG CTCACTCTCTTCTCGGGATTTGTTAGCTATCAAATGGTTCGAGAAGCATATGATG CTGGGAAGTCTAGATTTGGGAGCCTTCTATCAATTGGTCACAGTTCTCCTAAAACAGACAGGCTTTACATGAGAGGTCCTGGAGGCCGTGGGGAAGTCGAGGTTGCTGTTTCTGGCATTGCAG GCCTGGGATTATCAACCAGTACTGGTGCTCTGGGAGAGGGTGCTTCTGCCGAGGATCTGGATAATGAAGGTGACTGGGTCCTAGTGGAGAAGGGAAGTAAGAAAGGTCTATTCAGTATTTTTGTAG ATCAAAGCGAGCAGGATTCAGGACCTCCTTCCCCACTTCAGATATCCAAGAAAGGACTTGGGATTGGTCTGGGTACAATCGTCCGTAAAGCAGCATCAGCTGCATCTTTGGCGGCAAAGCATGCTTATGCCGCTGCCGCTGCCACCAGGAGATCCGATGAAGATATGTTGCCACTCAAGTGCTGCTTAATGTCCATATCTTTGCCTTGGGAGCACATTGCACATGATCTTTTGTTCAAG GGAAGCCCTCCGGTGAATTTGTGA